One part of the Constrictibacter sp. MBR-5 genome encodes these proteins:
- a CDS encoding NAD(P)/FAD-dependent oxidoreductase, which produces MATALETKPDARAASALDHDVIVIGAGISGMYQLHKLRGLGLRVRVFEAGTGVGGTWYWNRYPGARFDSESYSYGYSFSQELLDEWDWTEHFAPQPETEKYLNHVADKFDLRRDIQFRARVASAVYDERGRSWTVTLEDGSRHTCRFLVTAVGPLSAPTFPRIEGRDSFSGEAYHTGLWPKEPVSFEGKRVAVIGTGATGVQAIQEIAKTAKHLTVFQRRPNWCTPLHNGPITPEEMKEIRAGYPDIFRRCRETAACFVHTIDPRGTFEVTPEEREAFWEELYAGRGFGIWQGNFRDMLVDREANRLASDFVAKKIRQRVKDPAVAEKLIPKDHGFGTRRVPQETHYYEVYNQPNVELVSILDTPIERITPTGVETSDRTFEFDLIVYATGFDAITGSLDRIDIRGTGGQKLKEKWRGALTTFVGVMVDGFPNMFMVVGPHTALGNIPRSIEYNVEWISDLLEYMQRRGLTYADARPEAVERWTAFVVEKGEGLLSNEVDSWMTGVNQNVEGKQTRIIARYSGTAPDYRRWCDEVAEGGYRELAFD; this is translated from the coding sequence ATGGCCACGGCGCTTGAAACGAAACCCGACGCTCGCGCGGCGTCGGCGCTCGACCACGACGTCATCGTCATCGGTGCCGGCATCTCCGGCATGTACCAGCTGCACAAGCTGCGCGGGCTGGGCCTCAGGGTCCGGGTGTTCGAGGCCGGCACCGGCGTCGGCGGCACCTGGTACTGGAACCGCTATCCCGGCGCGCGCTTCGACTCCGAGAGCTATTCCTACGGCTATTCCTTTTCGCAGGAGCTGCTCGACGAGTGGGACTGGACCGAACACTTCGCGCCGCAGCCGGAGACCGAGAAGTATCTGAACCACGTCGCGGACAAGTTCGATCTGCGTCGCGACATCCAGTTCCGGGCGCGCGTCGCCTCGGCGGTCTACGACGAGCGCGGCCGATCCTGGACGGTTACGCTGGAGGACGGCAGCCGGCACACCTGCCGCTTCCTGGTGACCGCCGTCGGCCCCCTGTCGGCGCCGACATTCCCGCGGATCGAGGGACGCGACAGCTTCAGCGGCGAGGCCTATCACACCGGCCTCTGGCCGAAGGAGCCGGTCAGCTTCGAGGGCAAGCGGGTCGCGGTGATCGGCACCGGTGCCACCGGCGTGCAGGCGATTCAGGAGATCGCCAAGACGGCCAAGCACCTGACGGTGTTCCAGCGCCGGCCGAACTGGTGCACGCCGCTGCACAACGGGCCGATCACGCCGGAGGAGATGAAGGAGATCCGCGCCGGCTATCCCGACATCTTCCGCCGCTGCCGCGAGACGGCGGCCTGCTTCGTCCACACGATCGACCCGCGCGGCACCTTCGAGGTGACGCCGGAGGAGCGCGAGGCCTTCTGGGAGGAGCTCTATGCCGGGCGCGGCTTCGGCATCTGGCAGGGCAATTTCCGCGACATGCTGGTCGATCGCGAGGCGAACCGGCTGGCCTCCGACTTCGTCGCGAAGAAGATCCGGCAGCGGGTGAAGGATCCGGCGGTCGCGGAGAAGCTGATCCCGAAGGACCACGGCTTCGGCACCCGGCGCGTCCCGCAGGAGACCCACTATTACGAGGTCTACAACCAGCCCAACGTCGAACTGGTCAGCATCCTGGACACGCCGATCGAGCGGATCACGCCGACCGGCGTGGAGACGAGCGACCGGACCTTCGAATTCGACCTGATCGTCTACGCCACCGGCTTCGACGCCATTACCGGCAGCCTGGACCGGATCGACATCCGCGGCACCGGCGGGCAGAAGCTGAAGGAGAAGTGGCGCGGCGCGCTGACCACCTTCGTCGGCGTGATGGTCGACGGCTTCCCCAACATGTTCATGGTGGTGGGCCCGCACACGGCGCTCGGCAACATCCCGCGCAGCATCGAATACAATGTCGAATGGATCAGCGATCTGCTCGAATACATGCAGAGGCGCGGACTGACCTACGCGGATGCACGGCCCGAGGCCGTCGAGCGGTGGACCGCGTTCGTCGTCGAGAAGGGCGAGGGCCTGCTGTCGAACGAGGTCGATTCCTGGATGACCGGCGTCAACCAGAACGTCGAGGGCAAGCAGACGCGGATCATCGCCCGCTACAGCGGCACCGCGCCCGACTACAGGCGCTGGTGCGACGAGGTCGCCGAAGGCGGGTATCGCGAACTGGCCTTCGACTGA
- a CDS encoding acyl-CoA dehydrogenase family protein has product MNGHASFNQVFFTNAEIAPEFIVGEPGEGWKIATTTLMHERRGADGLRRAAMASKRPERCYAEEAEEIAHQLEPYKWYPQRMGRVDLVMQRARETGKIDDPAVRQEIARLLTLAKTAEWTALRSRAAQAQGRPQGPEGSLGKLAASVVARKANQVHTMISGADAMLTGEDSPMGGVIAEILVSTPAISIAGGTDEIQRNIISERILKLPKEPRTDADRPFREVPRNVVT; this is encoded by the coding sequence ATGAACGGCCACGCCTCGTTCAACCAGGTGTTCTTCACCAATGCCGAGATCGCCCCGGAATTCATCGTCGGCGAGCCCGGCGAGGGCTGGAAGATCGCGACCACCACGCTGATGCACGAGCGCCGCGGCGCCGACGGTCTGCGACGCGCCGCCATGGCCTCCAAGCGGCCGGAACGCTGCTACGCGGAAGAGGCCGAGGAGATCGCGCACCAGCTGGAGCCCTACAAGTGGTACCCGCAGCGCATGGGCCGGGTCGACCTGGTGATGCAAAGGGCGCGCGAGACCGGGAAGATCGACGATCCGGCGGTGCGCCAGGAGATCGCCCGGCTGCTGACCCTGGCGAAGACCGCCGAGTGGACGGCGCTGCGCTCCCGCGCGGCACAGGCGCAGGGGCGGCCGCAGGGCCCGGAGGGCTCGCTCGGGAAGCTCGCCGCCAGCGTCGTGGCGCGCAAGGCGAACCAGGTGCACACGATGATCTCCGGCGCGGACGCCATGTTGACCGGCGAGGACAGCCCGATGGGCGGCGTCATCGCGGAGATCCTGGTCTCGACGCCCGCCATCTCGATTGCCGGCGGCACCGACGAGATCCAGCGCAACATCATTTCCGAACGCATCCTGAAGCTGCCGAAAGAGCCGCGCACGGATGCCGACCGCCCGTTCCGCGAGGTGCCGCGCAACGTCGTGACGTGA
- a CDS encoding acyl-CoA dehydrogenase family protein, whose protein sequence is MQFAFTDEQVEFRSILRRFLEAKSPPTAVRRLMETEDGYDRAVWQQLSGELGLAGVHIPEEYGGQGFGFVELCIALEEMGRSLLCAPFFSTVALAATAILNGATEDEKRRLLPKIAAGETLAALAFTEDDGRWDMGATQTTATVANGGYRLDGVKSFVVDGHVADLIVVLARAPGSRGTDCLSLFAVAGDAPGLERRALKVMDPTRKQARLTFKSVPATLIGTEGGAAAGFAKTLDQAAACLANEMAGGTGRLLEMSMDYAQMRVQFGRQIGSFQSLKHKAADMLMEAEMAKSAAYYAASAAAENSADFPAVASLAKACAAETYMQTAVHTIQIHGGIGFTWDQDCHLWFKRAKSSEVMLGDPAYHRELMMQRWQA, encoded by the coding sequence ATGCAGTTCGCGTTCACCGACGAGCAGGTCGAGTTCCGGTCGATCCTGCGCCGATTCCTGGAGGCCAAGTCGCCGCCGACGGCGGTGCGCCGCCTGATGGAAACCGAGGACGGCTACGACAGGGCGGTCTGGCAGCAGTTGAGCGGCGAGCTGGGCCTGGCAGGGGTGCACATCCCCGAGGAATATGGCGGCCAGGGCTTCGGCTTCGTCGAACTCTGCATCGCGCTGGAGGAGATGGGCCGGTCGCTGCTGTGCGCGCCGTTCTTCTCGACGGTGGCGCTGGCCGCGACGGCGATCCTCAACGGTGCCACCGAGGACGAGAAGCGCCGGCTCCTGCCGAAGATCGCCGCGGGCGAGACGCTCGCCGCCCTCGCCTTCACCGAGGACGACGGGCGCTGGGACATGGGCGCCACGCAGACGACGGCGACGGTCGCGAACGGCGGCTACCGGCTGGACGGGGTGAAGTCCTTCGTGGTCGACGGGCACGTCGCGGACCTGATCGTCGTGCTGGCGCGGGCGCCGGGATCGCGGGGGACCGACTGCCTGTCGCTGTTCGCCGTGGCGGGCGACGCGCCGGGCCTGGAACGCCGGGCCCTGAAGGTGATGGATCCGACGCGCAAGCAGGCGCGGCTGACGTTCAAGTCGGTGCCGGCCACGCTGATCGGCACCGAGGGCGGTGCGGCGGCTGGTTTCGCCAAGACCCTCGACCAAGCGGCCGCGTGCCTCGCCAACGAGATGGCGGGCGGCACCGGGCGCCTGCTCGAAATGTCGATGGACTACGCCCAGATGCGCGTGCAGTTCGGCCGCCAGATCGGCTCGTTCCAGTCGCTGAAGCACAAGGCGGCGGACATGCTGATGGAGGCCGAGATGGCGAAGTCGGCGGCCTATTACGCCGCGTCGGCCGCGGCCGAGAACAGCGCCGACTTTCCGGCGGTCGCCTCGCTGGCCAAGGCCTGCGCCGCCGAGACCTACATGCAGACCGCCGTGCACACGATCCAGATCCACGGCGGCATCGGCTTCACCTGGGACCAGGACTGCCATCTCTGGTTCAAGCGCGCGAAATCGTCCGAGGTGATGCTGGGCGATCCCGCCTATCACCGCGAACTGATGATGCAGCGCTGGCAGGCCTGA
- a CDS encoding PQQ-dependent sugar dehydrogenase — protein sequence MRQFVLPLLVTTMLAAAPAFAQTSQAGSRPSVVTAPPNAPGQQPAFENQTRAPQPARPAKVTTQTVADDLPRLWAMEFLPDGRMLVTAKAGDMHIVARDGAAGEAIAGVPKVDADGQGGLLDVALAPDFAQSGTIFFSYAEPRDGGGNGTSVARARLKMEGNSGTLQDVRVIFRQTPAYDGDKHFGSRLAFDPQGRLFVTVGERSDTPIRDQAQDLSSGLGKVFRINPDGSIPEDNPFAGSSQPAIWSYGHRNVQSAVVDADGRLWLVEHGPKGGDELNRPEAGKNYGWPVITYGLTYGGRPVGQGITAKEGMEQPIYYWDPVIAPSGMALYTADAIPEWKGALLIGGLVSQGLVILHLDGDRVAAEERVPLDARIRDVKVGPDGAVYAVTETRGWGSGSTILRIASGS from the coding sequence GTGCGACAGTTCGTTCTTCCCCTGCTCGTGACGACGATGCTGGCGGCGGCGCCGGCCTTCGCCCAGACGTCCCAGGCCGGCAGCCGCCCGTCGGTCGTGACGGCGCCGCCCAACGCGCCCGGTCAGCAGCCGGCCTTCGAGAACCAGACGCGCGCGCCGCAGCCGGCCCGGCCGGCGAAGGTCACCACGCAGACGGTGGCCGACGACCTGCCGCGGCTCTGGGCGATGGAGTTCCTGCCGGACGGGCGCATGCTGGTCACGGCGAAGGCGGGGGACATGCACATCGTCGCCCGCGACGGCGCGGCCGGTGAGGCCATCGCGGGCGTGCCGAAGGTCGACGCGGACGGCCAGGGCGGCCTGCTCGACGTGGCTCTGGCGCCCGACTTCGCCCAGAGCGGCACGATCTTCTTCTCCTATGCCGAGCCGCGCGACGGCGGCGGCAACGGCACCAGCGTGGCGCGGGCGCGCCTCAAGATGGAGGGCAACTCGGGCACCCTGCAGGACGTGCGGGTGATCTTCCGCCAGACACCCGCCTATGACGGCGACAAGCATTTCGGCTCGCGCCTCGCCTTCGACCCGCAGGGCCGCCTCTTCGTGACCGTCGGCGAGCGCTCGGACACGCCGATTCGCGACCAGGCGCAGGACCTGTCGTCCGGCCTCGGCAAGGTGTTCCGGATCAACCCGGACGGCTCCATTCCCGAGGACAATCCCTTCGCCGGTTCGTCGCAGCCCGCGATCTGGTCCTACGGCCACCGCAACGTGCAGTCCGCCGTGGTCGACGCCGACGGGCGGCTCTGGCTCGTCGAGCACGGACCGAAGGGCGGCGACGAGTTGAACCGCCCGGAAGCCGGCAAGAACTACGGCTGGCCGGTCATCACCTACGGCCTCACCTATGGTGGCCGGCCCGTCGGCCAGGGGATCACCGCGAAGGAGGGCATGGAGCAGCCCATCTACTACTGGGATCCGGTCATCGCCCCCTCGGGCATGGCCCTCTACACCGCCGACGCCATACCCGAGTGGAAGGGCGCCCTGCTCATCGGCGGCCTCGTCAGTCAGGGCCTCGTGATCCTTCACCTCGACGGCGACCGCGTCGCCGCGGAGGAGCGGGTCCCCCTCGACGCCCGGATCCGCGACGTGAAGGTCGGGCCGGACGGCGCCGTCTACGCCGTAACCGAAACCCGTGGCTGGGGCAGCGGCAGCACGATCCTGCGCATC